The following coding sequences lie in one Anguilla anguilla isolate fAngAng1 chromosome 14, fAngAng1.pri, whole genome shotgun sequence genomic window:
- the LOC118212591 gene encoding zinc finger and SCAN domain-containing protein 2, with product MSKSKNLKTFLESSLNEIFKATVNDILESVEETLVEYQGRIQRIETENEDLKRRLQERDGEQDAVELKAELKSSALHVPESPRADFPHESSTKPAAVSIQKQVIQSTLNDGKLGPVERRRYKPRSRDGVLYKAEPQSGRSPHAQRLPRSECAKKAAGATASVLKYEYVKNELDLENSCAMDLSRAQSPLNLATRPIKTESGEPDCAGTEHFADLLHSPHRTDPDAPDSDCDVRVTIVSDSHMTAEDDVEGLGQSEPEEHEGRQSEAECDAISPGFCEPEFVPKDLFLQGYPGMGPAGDEDGPGSSSADGRRPGGLPYATDASDPAPNLDPSEFGRTPEGLYHCSLCEKTFTRLGSLNIHLRSHSGEKAHCCGHCGKRFGRADLLKSHKRTHTGERPYSCNLCGKSYGHTGQLRIHKRVHTGERPYSCPHCSKRFSEHNQLKVHLRTHTGERPYSCAVCGKTFSNAGNLRIHQRIHTGEKPYCCGQCGKRFNGMGDLKTHYRVHTGERPYHCDLCEKTFSQAGHLTIHKRMHTGEKPYSCAECGKKFSVASSLKLHLRTHTGEKLYGCSFCGKSFSRAGHLKRHEQVHTKEKLYACARCGKSYSDQSTLKKHLKVHAGDEPFTQSEESTSGTDAPGGGQRHAQPEQL from the exons ATGTCTAAGTCGAAGAATCTAAAGACATTTCTAGAATCGTCTCTAAATGAGATATTTAAGGCGACCGTTAATGACATATTGGAGTCGGTAGAGGAGACCTTGGTTGAGTATCAGGGCAGAATACAACGAATTGAGACGGAAAACGAGGATCTGAAGCGGAGGTTGCAAGAAAGAGACGGAGAACAGGATGCGGTGGAACTGA AAGCTGAATTAAAGTCCAGCGCCCTCCACGTGCCTGAATCTCCAAGAGCGGATTTCCCTCACGAGTCCAGCACCAAACCTGCTGCCGTGTCGATTCAGAAACAGGTGATCCAGTCCACCCTAAACGATGGCAAACTGGGCCCGGTGGAGCGGCGCAGGTACAAGCCGAGGTCGCGCGATGGCGTTCTCTACAAGGCGGAGCCGCAGTCTGGCCGCAGTCCTCACGCGCAGCGCCTTCCTCGGTCGGAATGCGCGAAGAAAGCCGCGGGAGCGACCGCGTCGGTGCTCAAGTACGAATACGTGAAGAACGAGCTCGATTTGGAGAACAGCTGCGCGATGGACCTCTCCAGGGCGCAGTCCCCGCTTAACCTGGCCACCAGGCCAATCAAAACGGAGAGCGGAGAGCCAGACTGCGCCGGCACGGAACACTTCGCCGACCTGCTGCACTCGCCGCACCGCACGGACCCAGACGCGCCGGACAGCGACTGCGACGTCAGGGTGACGATCGTGTCGGACAGTCACATGACTGCGGAAGACGACGTCGAAGGTTTGGGACAGTCCGAACCGGAGGAGCACGAGGGAAGACAGAGCGAGGCCGAGTGCGATGCCATAAGTCCGGGGTTCTGTGAACCCGAGTTCGTTCCCAAGGACCTCTTCCTCCAGGGCTATCCCGGGATGGGTCCTGCCGGGGACGAAGACGGGCCCGGGAGCTCATCCGCCGACGGCAGGCGGCCGGGCGGTCTCCCCTACGCCACGGACGCCTCCGACCCCGCCCCGAACCTGGACCCGTCGGAGTTCGGCAGGACGCCCGAGGGCCTGTACCACTGCAGCCTGTGCGAGAAGACCTTCACCCGCCTGGGCTCGCTCAACATCCACCTGCGGAGCCACAGCGGGGAGAAGGCGCACTGCTGCGGCCACTGCGGCAAGCGCTTCGGCCGCGCCGACCTGCTCAAGTCgcacaagcgcacgcacacggGCGAGCGGCCCTACAGCTGCAACCTGTGCGGCAAGAGCTACGGCCACACGGGCCAGCTGCGCATCCACAAGCGCGTGCACACGGGCGAGCGGCCCTACAGCTGCCCGCACTGCAGCAAGCGCTTCAGCGAGCACAACCAGCTCAAGGTGCACCTGCGCACGCACACGGGCGAGCGCCCGTACAGCTGCGCCGTCTGCGGCAAGACTTTCAGCAACGCCGGCAACCTGCGGATCCACCAGCGGATCCACACGGGGGAGAAGCCCTACTGCTGCGGCCAGTGCGGCAAGCGGTTCAACGGGATGGGGGACCTGAAGACGCACTACCGGGTGCACACGGGCGAGAGGCCCTACCACTGCGACCTGTGCGAGAAGACCTTCAGCCAGGCGGGGCACCTGACCATCCACAAGCGGATGCACACGGGCGAGAAGCCCTACAGCTGCGCCGAGTGCGGCAAGAAGTTCAGCGTGGCCAGCAGCCTGAAGCTGCACCTGCGCACGCACACGGGCGAGAAGCTCTACGGCTGCTCCTTCTGCGGCAAGAGCTTCAGCCGGGCGGGGCACCTCAAGAGGCACGAGCAGGTGCACACCAAGGAGAAGCTGTACGCCTGCGCCCGGTGCGGGAAGAGCTACAGCGACCAGTCCACGCTCAAGAAGCACCTGAAGGTGCACGCGGGGGACGAGCCCTTCACGCAGAGCGAGGAGAGCACCAGCGGGACGGACGCCCCCGGCGGCGGCCAGCGGCACGCGCAGCCGGAGCAGCTGTAG